Proteins encoded within one genomic window of Microbacterium sp. LKL04:
- a CDS encoding DUF1972 domain-containing protein — MVIDSPRSTVTTEGSRAGSHGRAIRTLRIAMVGTRGVPASYGGFETAVEEIGRRLVERGHEITVYTRGSESRKREYLGMKIVHLPAVSVKQLETLSHTGLSAVHAVLRRRPDAAFVFNAANSPFLPVLRARGIPTALHMDGLEWKRSKWGRRGKAYYRWAEEFGVRTADALIADAPGIGDYYNREFGVPTELIRYGAPILESAPADGIRALDLAPRGYHLVVARFEPENHVLEIVEGYRASAAAKPLVVVGSAPYAAEYTERIRAAAGDDPRIRFLGGVYDQGLLDALYFHALSYVHGHSVGGTNPSLLRAMGAGTATLAYDVGFNHETLDEHGLFFADAAELTRGVEALDRDAAFAGILGLRARERAATAFRWDDVATAYEDLAGRLARRESMHQLGRRARRRASAARSGE; from the coding sequence ATGGTCATCGATTCACCGCGGAGCACCGTCACGACCGAGGGATCCCGTGCCGGATCGCACGGCCGCGCGATTCGGACGCTCCGGATCGCGATGGTCGGGACGCGGGGCGTACCCGCCTCGTACGGCGGTTTCGAGACGGCGGTCGAGGAGATCGGGCGCCGGCTCGTCGAGCGCGGCCACGAGATCACGGTCTACACGCGCGGCTCCGAGAGCCGCAAGCGCGAATACCTCGGCATGAAGATCGTCCACCTGCCCGCGGTCTCGGTGAAGCAGCTCGAAACCCTGAGCCACACCGGACTGTCGGCGGTCCATGCGGTGCTCCGTCGCCGACCCGACGCCGCCTTCGTGTTCAACGCCGCCAACTCGCCCTTCCTGCCGGTGCTGCGTGCCCGTGGCATCCCGACCGCCCTCCACATGGACGGTCTGGAGTGGAAGCGCTCGAAATGGGGCCGGCGCGGCAAGGCCTACTACCGCTGGGCGGAGGAGTTCGGCGTGCGGACCGCCGACGCGCTCATAGCCGATGCCCCCGGCATCGGGGACTATTACAACCGGGAGTTCGGCGTCCCGACCGAGCTCATCCGGTACGGCGCGCCGATCCTGGAGAGCGCCCCGGCCGACGGCATCCGTGCCCTCGACCTCGCACCCCGCGGATACCACCTGGTCGTCGCGCGATTCGAACCCGAGAACCACGTGCTCGAGATCGTCGAGGGGTACCGCGCGAGCGCGGCCGCGAAGCCGCTGGTCGTCGTCGGCTCGGCACCGTACGCCGCCGAGTACACGGAACGGATCCGAGCCGCCGCGGGCGACGACCCTCGCATCCGCTTCCTCGGTGGGGTGTACGACCAGGGCCTGCTCGACGCCCTTTACTTCCACGCGCTCTCGTACGTTCACGGACACTCCGTCGGCGGCACGAATCCCTCGCTCCTGCGGGCGATGGGCGCCGGCACGGCGACCCTCGCCTACGACGTGGGATTCAACCACGAGACCCTCGACGAGCACGGACTGTTCTTCGCGGATGCCGCCGAGCTGACGCGCGGGGTCGAGGCGCTCGACCGCGACGCGGCCTTTGCGGGCATACTCGGCCTCCGCGCCCGCGAACGCGCCGCGACGGCCTTCCGCTGGGACGACGTGGCGACCGCTTATGAGGATCTGGCCGGGCGCCTCGCTCGGCGGGAGTCCATGCACCAGCTCGGCCGACGGGCCCGGCGGCGCGCGAGCGCGGCCCGGAGCGGCGAATGA
- a CDS encoding sugar transferase produces MSAVEGISPGLSLPGLSPLTTVRGWAGEAPRASAALVSRQQWERRFRVRLRTSDTAIVALACAFATVHVTATGALAPAPYSAVAIAIATGTLWLVALMLFNTRSASVIGSGSVEYARVAHATGLAFGLLAIMFVVFEWGGIRAQLFTALPLGTLALLLSRWGWRRWLIAQRADGRFASRTVVVGSRDDVEYAIRTLGPAGQLGYLVVGVALLEGAGERVSVDGVDYPVMHGEDAVLRAAEIYGSDTIVVASQPAGDPTYVKRLSWSLEGTAAELVISSRLADVAGPRMSLRPVEGMPLIHVKIPTFEGASFYVKRALDILVSGAALLAFAPVAAVIALAIKTNDGGPVFFRQARVGRDGQEFAMLKFRTMRVDAESELSALLAQNEGSGPLFKLKQDPRVTRVGQILRKFSLDEVPQFWNVLRGDMSVVGPRPPLPAEVTAYDGTVFRRLYIKPGITGPWQVGGRSDLSWEESVRLDLRYVENWTVMTDLVLMWRTAKVMITPQGAY; encoded by the coding sequence GTGAGCGCGGTCGAGGGCATCTCGCCCGGCCTGTCGCTGCCAGGGCTGAGCCCGCTGACGACCGTGCGCGGGTGGGCGGGCGAGGCGCCGCGGGCATCCGCCGCGCTCGTCAGCCGTCAGCAGTGGGAGCGACGCTTCCGCGTGCGACTGCGAACCAGCGACACGGCGATCGTCGCGCTGGCATGCGCGTTCGCGACGGTCCACGTCACGGCAACGGGCGCCCTCGCCCCCGCCCCGTACAGCGCGGTCGCGATCGCGATCGCGACCGGCACGCTCTGGCTCGTCGCGCTGATGCTCTTCAACACCCGCTCCGCGAGCGTCATCGGCTCGGGCTCGGTCGAGTACGCCCGGGTCGCGCACGCGACCGGGCTCGCGTTCGGGCTGCTCGCCATCATGTTCGTCGTCTTCGAATGGGGCGGCATCCGCGCGCAGCTGTTCACCGCTCTCCCCCTCGGGACGCTCGCGCTCCTGCTGTCGCGCTGGGGGTGGCGGCGGTGGCTCATCGCGCAACGCGCCGACGGCCGCTTCGCTTCGCGCACCGTCGTCGTCGGGTCGCGGGATGACGTCGAGTACGCCATCCGCACCCTCGGTCCCGCGGGCCAGCTCGGCTACCTGGTCGTCGGGGTCGCTCTCCTCGAGGGCGCCGGCGAGCGCGTGAGCGTCGACGGTGTCGACTACCCGGTGATGCACGGCGAGGACGCCGTCCTCCGTGCGGCGGAGATCTACGGAAGCGACACGATCGTCGTCGCAAGCCAGCCCGCGGGCGATCCCACGTATGTGAAGCGTCTCTCCTGGTCACTGGAGGGCACCGCTGCCGAGCTCGTCATCTCGAGCCGGCTGGCCGACGTCGCAGGACCACGGATGTCGCTTCGACCGGTCGAGGGGATGCCTCTCATCCACGTGAAAATCCCGACCTTCGAGGGTGCCTCCTTCTACGTCAAGCGAGCGCTGGACATCCTGGTGTCGGGCGCCGCACTCCTCGCCTTCGCGCCGGTGGCGGCCGTCATCGCTCTCGCCATCAAAACGAACGACGGCGGCCCGGTCTTCTTCCGCCAGGCCCGTGTCGGCCGCGACGGTCAGGAGTTCGCGATGCTGAAGTTCCGGACGATGCGAGTGGATGCCGAGTCGGAGCTCAGCGCCCTGCTCGCCCAGAACGAGGGTTCCGGCCCGCTCTTCAAACTGAAGCAGGACCCTCGGGTCACCCGCGTCGGACAGATCCTCCGGAAGTTCTCCCTCGACGAGGTGCCGCAGTTCTGGAACGTCCTCCGGGGCGACATGAGCGTCGTCGGCCCGCGTCCGCCGCTGCCGGCAGAGGTGACCGCATACGACGGCACCGTCTTCCGCCGGCTCTACATCAAGCCGGGCATCACCGGACCGTGGCAGGTGGGCGGGCGCAGCGACCTCTCCTGGGAGGAGAGCGTCCGCCTGGACCTCCGCTACGTCGAGAACTGGACCGTCATGACCGATCTCGTCCTCATGTGGCGGACGGCGAAGGTCATGATCACACCGCAGGGGGCGTACTGA
- a CDS encoding aldehyde dehydrogenase family protein: MTTTSPATPHELSPGTRAPLDAALTRLRAGAAEWTALPAADRRDLLRRVRVAVADAADDWARIASASKGLSARHPLAGEEWLAGPYAAIVALDAYADTLDALARGRSPLSGIRTGTAPGGRTVVHTSPLRFSDRILLSGYTTEVWLQPGITSHEARDAAGLGSRHPLRSTGVGLVLGAGNVTSIPFLDVLYELLAEGRVALLKVNPTQDALVPVFERAFAPLIEAGFTAVASGGGDVGAYLTRHPEVDHVHITGSETTFRAIVGSGADRLRVPITAELGGVSPIIVVPGRWSKADLRFQAEHVATMRLHNSGHNCIAGQVVLLSRDWDQREDFERELRRAFARTPKRPVWYPHAAARLERVREVYPDAEWFADGTRAIAAGDGEIETTEYFAPVLGIVDLPGTGAAFVDAAVAHANERLTGTLGANVLVDPLTQESLGAQFDEAMARLRYGTVAINAWTAFGFLTPTATWGAFPGGTVDDAPSGIGIVHNALLLDDVERSVVRGPFRPFPRSLGRGRFSALPKPPWFVTSRTGRAVSEGFAQFRIDGRIGPLVMTLFRAFGA; this comes from the coding sequence ATGACGACGACGTCACCGGCCACGCCGCACGAGCTCTCGCCCGGGACCCGAGCCCCACTCGATGCCGCCCTCACGCGGCTCCGCGCGGGCGCGGCCGAGTGGACCGCGCTCCCGGCCGCAGACCGACGTGATCTGCTCCGCCGCGTCCGTGTCGCCGTCGCCGATGCCGCCGACGACTGGGCGCGGATCGCCTCGGCGAGCAAGGGACTGAGCGCCCGGCATCCGCTCGCCGGAGAGGAGTGGCTGGCCGGCCCCTACGCGGCGATCGTCGCGCTCGACGCCTACGCCGACACGCTCGACGCCCTCGCCCGGGGTCGCAGCCCGCTCAGCGGCATCCGCACCGGCACCGCCCCCGGCGGCCGCACCGTCGTCCACACGTCGCCCCTGCGGTTCTCGGATCGCATCCTGCTGTCGGGGTACACGACCGAGGTCTGGTTGCAGCCGGGGATCACGTCGCACGAGGCTCGGGATGCCGCGGGCCTCGGCTCGAGGCATCCGCTCCGCAGCACCGGGGTGGGGCTCGTCCTCGGCGCGGGGAACGTGACCTCGATCCCGTTCCTCGACGTCCTCTACGAGCTGCTCGCCGAGGGGCGCGTCGCGCTGCTGAAGGTGAACCCGACGCAGGACGCCCTCGTCCCGGTGTTCGAGAGGGCGTTCGCGCCGCTCATCGAGGCCGGGTTCACCGCGGTCGCGAGCGGAGGCGGCGACGTCGGCGCCTATCTGACGAGGCACCCCGAGGTCGACCACGTGCACATCACGGGGTCGGAGACGACCTTCCGCGCCATCGTCGGGTCGGGTGCGGACCGGTTGCGCGTGCCGATCACCGCCGAGCTCGGCGGGGTCTCGCCGATCATCGTGGTGCCGGGGCGATGGTCGAAGGCCGACCTGAGGTTCCAGGCCGAGCACGTCGCCACGATGCGGCTGCACAACAGCGGGCACAACTGCATCGCCGGGCAGGTCGTCCTGCTCAGCCGCGATTGGGATCAGCGCGAGGACTTCGAACGCGAGCTGCGCCGCGCCTTCGCACGGACGCCGAAGCGCCCGGTTTGGTATCCCCACGCCGCGGCGCGGCTCGAGCGCGTGCGCGAGGTCTACCCGGATGCCGAGTGGTTCGCCGACGGCACGCGGGCGATCGCGGCGGGTGACGGCGAGATCGAGACGACCGAGTACTTCGCCCCGGTCCTCGGGATCGTCGACCTGCCCGGCACCGGCGCCGCGTTCGTCGATGCCGCCGTCGCGCACGCGAACGAGCGGCTCACGGGGACCCTCGGGGCGAACGTGCTCGTCGACCCGCTCACCCAGGAGAGCCTCGGCGCGCAGTTCGACGAGGCGATGGCGCGCCTGCGTTACGGCACCGTGGCCATCAACGCGTGGACGGCGTTCGGGTTCCTCACCCCCACAGCGACGTGGGGCGCGTTCCCCGGCGGCACCGTCGACGACGCGCCGAGCGGCATCGGGATCGTCCACAACGCACTTCTGCTGGACGACGTCGAGCGGAGCGTCGTGCGCGGACCGTTCCGTCCCTTCCCCCGCTCCCTCGGCCGCGGACGCTTCTCGGCGCTGCCGAAGCCGCCGTGGTTCGTGACCTCGCGTACGGGACGCGCGGTGTCGGAGGGCTTCGCGCAGTTCCGGATCGACGGCCGCATCGGCCCGCTCGTCATGACGCTCTTCCGCGCCTTCGGCGCCTGA
- a CDS encoding glutaredoxin family protein encodes MTDTSAQITMFGADWCRDCRRTKAQLDSLGVDYRYVDLEAEPDAADVAREISGRTNIPVVVYPDASHHVEPSNDDVAAKLRELSLI; translated from the coding sequence ATGACCGACACGTCCGCTCAGATCACGATGTTCGGCGCCGACTGGTGCCGCGACTGCCGCCGCACGAAGGCGCAGCTCGACAGCCTCGGAGTCGATTACCGGTACGTCGACCTCGAGGCCGAGCCCGACGCCGCCGACGTCGCCCGTGAGATCTCCGGACGCACCAACATCCCCGTCGTCGTCTACCCCGACGCGAGCCACCACGTGGAGCCCAGCAACGACGACGTCGCGGCGAAGCTCCGCGAGCTGTCCCTCATCTGA
- a CDS encoding glycosyltransferase — protein sequence MDLSIIVPTFNEGPNVDELLRRIGDALEGRVFEVIFVDDSTDDTPEIIAAAAPHAGFPVRLIHREDPVAGLGGAVVAGFQAAGSRWCLVMDGDLQHPPEDIPRLIERADRGDVDVVIASRYASGGTSKGLADATRTAVSRASTALTKAMFPRKLANCSDPMTGFFLVDTQAVDVEALRPRGFKILLEVLARRQLRVDEVPFDFASRHAGTSKATFTQGVRFLTQLAMLRFGRMSAFALVGGFGAIANLVIMWGLIRLGMDYVPAAIIASVITIVTNFLLLEYLVFADMRSESGRMLTRFVKSFTFNGLEAIIRIPVLSILVEGAHIPAVLAAALTLIAAFVLRFVFHALVVYAPRRAARPAATTEAAPAPAGRRTLD from the coding sequence ATGGATCTGTCGATCATCGTTCCGACCTTCAACGAGGGTCCGAACGTCGACGAGCTGTTGCGGCGGATCGGCGACGCCCTGGAGGGACGCGTGTTCGAGGTCATCTTCGTCGACGACTCGACCGACGACACCCCCGAGATCATCGCCGCCGCCGCGCCTCACGCCGGTTTTCCGGTGCGCCTGATCCATCGCGAGGACCCCGTCGCGGGCCTCGGCGGGGCGGTCGTCGCGGGGTTCCAGGCAGCCGGCTCGCGGTGGTGCCTCGTCATGGACGGTGACCTGCAGCATCCGCCCGAGGACATCCCGCGACTGATCGAGCGCGCCGACCGCGGCGACGTGGACGTCGTCATCGCGTCGCGCTACGCGTCGGGCGGGACCTCGAAAGGCCTCGCCGACGCGACCCGTACCGCTGTCTCGCGCGCGTCGACCGCGCTGACCAAGGCGATGTTCCCGCGCAAGCTGGCCAACTGCTCCGACCCGATGACCGGCTTCTTCCTCGTCGACACCCAGGCCGTCGACGTGGAGGCACTCCGACCGCGCGGCTTCAAGATCCTGCTCGAGGTCCTCGCCCGACGCCAGCTGCGCGTCGACGAGGTGCCCTTCGACTTCGCCTCGCGTCATGCCGGGACGTCCAAGGCGACCTTCACCCAGGGCGTGCGCTTCCTGACGCAGCTCGCGATGCTGCGCTTCGGCCGGATGTCGGCGTTCGCCCTCGTCGGCGGGTTCGGCGCCATCGCCAACCTCGTCATCATGTGGGGCCTGATCCGGTTGGGGATGGACTACGTTCCCGCCGCGATCATCGCGAGCGTCATCACGATCGTCACGAACTTCCTGCTGCTGGAGTACCTGGTCTTCGCTGACATGCGCTCCGAATCCGGGCGCATGCTCACCCGGTTCGTGAAGTCGTTCACCTTCAACGGGCTCGAAGCGATCATCCGCATCCCGGTCCTGTCGATCCTCGTCGAAGGCGCCCACATCCCGGCCGTCCTCGCGGCCGCGCTCACCCTCATCGCGGCGTTCGTGCTGCGCTTCGTCTTCCACGCCCTCGTGGTCTATGCGCCGCGCCGCGCGGCCCGCCCCGCAGCGACGACGGAGGCCGCGCCGGCCCCGGCGGGCAGGCGTACCCTGGACTGA
- a CDS encoding HdeD family acid-resistance protein: MSTQQSARTVVGGIRGALLIGGVLAVVVGILILVWPGKTAMVVAGIIAAWAVIAGVVNIALGVLSRSAGAWSRVGHIVLGLIFLIAGIVAFSNLGLAAGTLATFVGALVGILWIVEGVVSLTTLGGTRSRGWTIAFAVLSIVAGVLILFAPVWGALVLWVWLGVSLILLGAIQIVRAARLRTR; this comes from the coding sequence ATGAGCACGCAGCAATCGGCACGGACGGTGGTCGGCGGCATCCGCGGGGCACTGCTGATCGGCGGCGTACTGGCCGTCGTGGTCGGCATCCTGATCCTGGTCTGGCCGGGCAAGACCGCGATGGTCGTCGCCGGGATCATCGCGGCGTGGGCGGTGATCGCCGGCGTCGTGAACATCGCCCTCGGAGTCCTGTCACGGTCCGCCGGCGCCTGGTCGCGCGTCGGGCACATCGTGCTCGGACTGATCTTCCTGATCGCGGGCATCGTCGCGTTCTCGAACCTCGGACTCGCCGCCGGAACGCTGGCGACGTTCGTGGGCGCGCTCGTCGGCATCCTGTGGATCGTCGAAGGGGTCGTTTCGCTGACGACCCTCGGCGGCACGCGATCGCGCGGGTGGACCATCGCCTTCGCGGTGCTGAGCATCGTCGCCGGCGTCCTCATCCTGTTCGCGCCGGTCTGGGGTGCGCTGGTCCTCTGGGTGTGGCTGGGGGTCTCCCTCATCCTCCTGGGAGCGATCCAGATCGTCCGCGCGGCCCGACTGCGCACCCGCTGA
- a CDS encoding NAD-dependent epimerase/dehydratase family protein: MRIAVTGSSGKLGSVVVRELTAAGHEVIGFDQHGTRGPGFVQIDLTDHGQVVDALTGVGDQHDGIDALVHLAAIPAPGIRPDVATFHNNITTTFNVFWAALRLGITKIVYASSETVQGLPFETPPPYIPVDEDYPARPESVYSLVKHLEEQMAIELTRWHPEASITALRFSNVMWPEDYAEFPSFDADARQRKWNLWSYIDARDGSQAIERALEAAGPGFDHFLIAAADTVMSRPNDELVAEVFPGVELRGDLGVNDSLFSTAKAQRVLGYRPQHSWRDSVG; this comes from the coding sequence ATGCGCATCGCCGTCACCGGTTCGTCCGGAAAACTCGGGTCCGTCGTCGTCCGCGAACTCACCGCCGCAGGACACGAGGTGATCGGCTTCGACCAGCACGGCACCCGCGGTCCGGGCTTCGTGCAGATCGACCTCACCGACCACGGACAGGTCGTCGACGCGCTCACGGGAGTCGGCGATCAGCACGACGGCATCGACGCCCTCGTCCACCTCGCCGCGATCCCCGCCCCCGGCATCCGCCCCGACGTCGCGACCTTCCACAACAACATCACGACCACCTTCAACGTGTTCTGGGCCGCGCTCCGCCTCGGGATCACGAAGATCGTCTACGCGTCGAGCGAGACGGTGCAGGGACTGCCGTTCGAGACACCGCCGCCCTACATCCCGGTCGACGAGGACTACCCGGCGCGTCCCGAATCGGTCTACTCCCTCGTGAAGCACCTCGAGGAGCAGATGGCGATCGAGCTGACGCGGTGGCACCCCGAGGCATCCATCACCGCCCTCCGTTTCTCGAACGTCATGTGGCCCGAGGACTACGCGGAGTTCCCCTCTTTCGACGCCGACGCGCGCCAGCGCAAGTGGAACCTGTGGAGCTACATCGACGCCCGCGACGGATCGCAGGCCATCGAACGCGCGCTCGAGGCCGCCGGCCCCGGCTTCGACCACTTCCTCATCGCGGCGGCGGACACCGTCATGAGCCGCCCGAACGACGAGCTGGTCGCGGAGGTGTTCCCCGGAGTCGAGCTCCGCGGCGACCTCGGAGTGAACGACTCGCTGTTCTCGACCGCGAAGGCGCAGCGCGTGCTCGGCTATCGGCCGCAGCACTCGTGGCGCGACTCTGTGGGCTGA
- the arr gene encoding NAD(+)--rifampin ADP-ribosyltransferase, whose amino-acid sequence MSAAGETGPFFHGTKADLQIGDLLTAGRNSNYRPSIVMNHIYFTALRDPAGLAAELAAGDGEPRVYRVEPTGPFEDDPNVTDKKFPGNPTRSYRSADPLRVVAEEIGWPRLPPEALADWKRRIAAIEESGGEIIN is encoded by the coding sequence GTGAGCGCAGCGGGCGAGACCGGACCCTTCTTCCACGGCACGAAGGCCGATCTGCAGATCGGCGATCTGCTGACCGCGGGACGCAACTCGAACTACCGGCCGTCGATCGTGATGAACCACATCTACTTCACGGCGCTCCGCGACCCCGCCGGCCTCGCGGCCGAACTCGCCGCCGGCGACGGCGAGCCGCGCGTGTACCGCGTCGAGCCGACCGGTCCGTTCGAGGACGACCCGAATGTGACCGACAAGAAGTTTCCCGGCAACCCCACCCGCTCGTACCGCAGCGCCGACCCGCTCCGCGTCGTCGCCGAGGAGATCGGGTGGCCGCGCCTGCCCCCCGAGGCGCTCGCGGACTGGAAGCGCCGCATCGCCGCGATCGAGGAGTCCGGCGGCGAGATCATCAACTGA
- a CDS encoding alpha-hydroxy acid oxidase, with product MVQRQFPKPVELLELMQFKKPELNGTKRRLDAAYTISDLRKIAKRRTPKAAFDYTDGAAEGETSLARARQAFEDVEFHPDVLRPAADVDTSVEILGGPSALPFGIAPTGFTRLMQTEGEVAGAGAAGAAGIPFTLSTLGTTSIEGVKAANPNGRNWFQLYVMRDREISYGLAKRAAEAGFDTLQFTVDTPVAGARLRDKRNGFSIPPQLTLGTIVNAIPRPWWWIDFLTTPKLEFASLSATGGTVGDLLNAAMDPTISYEDLKVIREIWPGKIVIKGVQNVEDSKRLIDHGVDGIILSNHGGRQLDRAPIPFHLLPTVVREVGKDATIMVDTGIMNGADIVAAMALGAKFTLIGRAYLYGLMAGGRAGVDKTIEILRSEIERTMKLLGVASIAELEPRHVTQLTRLAPMPRSDA from the coding sequence ATGGTGCAGCGTCAATTCCCGAAGCCGGTCGAGCTGCTCGAGCTCATGCAGTTCAAGAAGCCCGAGCTGAACGGCACGAAGCGACGGCTGGATGCCGCGTACACGATCTCCGACCTGCGGAAGATCGCGAAGCGCCGCACCCCGAAGGCCGCGTTCGACTACACCGACGGCGCTGCGGAAGGCGAGACCTCGCTCGCGCGCGCCCGTCAGGCCTTCGAGGACGTCGAATTCCACCCCGACGTGCTCCGACCCGCTGCCGACGTCGACACCTCGGTCGAGATCCTCGGCGGCCCGTCGGCGCTCCCCTTCGGCATCGCCCCGACCGGCTTCACCCGGCTCATGCAGACCGAGGGTGAGGTCGCGGGCGCGGGTGCGGCGGGGGCCGCCGGCATCCCGTTCACCCTCTCGACCCTCGGCACGACGTCGATCGAGGGCGTGAAGGCGGCCAACCCGAACGGGCGCAACTGGTTCCAGCTGTACGTCATGCGCGACCGGGAGATCTCGTACGGTCTCGCGAAGCGCGCCGCGGAGGCCGGATTCGACACCCTGCAGTTCACCGTCGACACCCCCGTCGCCGGTGCGCGCCTGCGCGACAAGCGCAACGGATTCTCGATCCCGCCGCAGCTGACCCTCGGCACGATCGTCAACGCGATCCCCCGCCCCTGGTGGTGGATCGACTTCCTCACCACCCCGAAGCTCGAGTTCGCGTCGCTCTCGGCCACCGGCGGCACCGTCGGCGACCTGCTCAACGCCGCGATGGACCCGACGATCAGCTACGAAGATCTGAAGGTCATCCGCGAGATCTGGCCCGGCAAGATCGTCATCAAGGGCGTGCAGAACGTCGAGGACTCGAAGCGCCTCATCGACCACGGCGTCGACGGCATCATCCTGTCGAACCACGGCGGGCGTCAGCTCGATCGGGCTCCGATCCCCTTCCATCTGCTGCCCACCGTGGTGCGCGAGGTCGGCAAGGACGCGACGATCATGGTCGACACCGGCATCATGAACGGCGCCGACATCGTCGCCGCGATGGCGCTCGGCGCGAAGTTCACGCTCATCGGCCGCGCGTACCTCTACGGCCTCATGGCCGGCGGGCGTGCGGGCGTCGACAAGACGATCGAGATCCTCCGCAGCGAGATCGAGCGCACGATGAAGCTGCTCGGCGTCGCCTCGATCGCCGAGCTCGAGCCGCGGCACGTCACGCAGCTCACGCGCCTCGCGCCGATGCCCCGTTCCGACGCCTGA